The Anolis carolinensis isolate JA03-04 chromosome 2, rAnoCar3.1.pri, whole genome shotgun sequence genome has a window encoding:
- the LOC134296754 gene encoding uncharacterized protein LOC134296754, which translates to METKQYKEKIRQLLDPTIYKKLKQDPTNKITRKTNTLIKNSSINFDIRQQLCKSEALPPRLYGLPKIHKDSIPLRPIVSAIGSPTYNLAKFLATQLQTHIGLTAHYIKDSTHFIEKISNLNLSTKDILISFDVVSLFTKVPVADTLTLIKQNFPEDITALFHHCLTTSYFQWDTGFYEQKDGVAMGSPLSPVVANFYMEYFEKQALETAPKKPTVWFRYVDDTFTIWSHGEEELSKFLDHLNSIHPNIQFTMEKEKEGKLPFLDVLVIRKPNQQLGHTVYRKPTHTDRYLHKNSNHHPSQKRSTIKALTDRAQRICEPHLLQGELNHLNWALQANGYSTTDIRRAARPRTSHESQDKDPPRGKVFLPYIKGTTDRIGKLMKKHNLQTIYRPTKKIQQMLRSAKDKRDPLSSAGVYRIPCSCGQVYIGTTKRSAQTRVKEHERHCRLIQPEKSAIAEHLMNQPGHRILFENTKMLDHSNNYHVRLHREAIEIHKHVDNFNRKEETMKMNKIWLPVLQNSKIKTVDGNQHNEGLTEQRMPPGKGQNISNAN; encoded by the coding sequence atggaaacaaaacaatacaaggaaaaaatcagacaacttctagatcccacaatttacaagaaactgaaacaagaccccactaacaaaatcaccagaaaaacgaacactctaatcaagaactcctccattaactttgacatacgccaacagctgtgcaaatcagaagccctcccacccaggctttacggactccccaaaatccacaaggactccatcccactcagacccattgtaagtgccattggatcgccgacttacaacctggcaaaatttctggctacacagctacaaacccacattgggctcactgcacattatatcaaggactctacacactttatagaaaagatcagcaacctcaatctaagcaccaaggacatcctgatcagctttgatgtggtgtccctttttaccaaagtcccagtagctgacaccctcacactaatcaaacaaaacttcccagaagacatcacagccctgtttcaccattgcctcaccactagctactttcagtgggacactggattctatgaacagaaggatggagtggccatggggagccccctcagcccagtagtagcaaatttctatatggaatactttgaaaaacaggccctagaaacagcaccaaaaaagccaactgtttggttcagatacgtagatgacaccttcacaatttggagccatggagaggaagaactcagcaagttcctggaccatcttaacagcatccacccaaacatccaattcaccatggaaaaagaaaaggaaggaaaactgccatttctagatgttctggtcatccgcaaacccaatcaacaattgggccacacagtttacagaaaacctacacacacagatagataccttcataaaaactccaaccatcacccaagtcaaaaaaggagcacaatcaaagccctgacagaccgtgcacaaagaatctgcgaacctcacctcctccaaggtgaactcaaccacctaaactgggctctacaggccaatggatactccaccacagacatcagaagagctgcaaggccaagaacaagccatgagagtcaagacaaagatccacccagaggaaaggtgttcttaccatacatcaagggaactactgaccgcatagggaagctgatgaagaagcacaacctacaaactatctacagacccacgaagaaaatccaacaaatgctacggtcagcgaaggacaagagggatcctctctcttctgcaggagtctaccggataccatgcagctgtggacaagtctacatagggaccaccaaacgcagcgcccaaacaagagtcaaagaacatgaaaggcactgcagactaattcaaccagagaaatcagccatagcagagcatttgatgaaccagcctggacacaggatactatttgagaacacaaaaatgctggaccattccaacaactatcatgtcagactacacagagaagccattgaaatccacaagcatgtggacaactttaacagaaaggaagaaaccatgaaaatgaacaaaatctggctaccagtattacaaaactccaaaatcaaaacagtagatgggaaccaacacaatgaaggcttgactgaacaaaggatgcccccaggcaagggacaaaacatctccaatgctaattag